The Cydia amplana chromosome 19, ilCydAmpl1.1, whole genome shotgun sequence genome includes a window with the following:
- the LOC134657098 gene encoding uncharacterized protein LOC134657098, whose product MKRCCAYGCKAKGGPGTKFFNFPACKQRARDWLRALNRPDILADLNEDRRNLLDFYYVCEAHINRRNKDTGIPVLHVVNKGTCTDQNTNTEEKSTSTDDLVEIKPSKGTSTTDLMMRNLSRTSIDIIDIQPTAYYVPTQHNVASKPLKKPAPIVSTNTPRTGYIAKAGDIFKTAKPVESAETPQAPTLRSFRKNISTLPTIAVQKLQTDKPVATDQLPNIQSCERVIEINKTEIKTEENALVLDDIVTALSERQRNGEHSDSDSLMDGRKITFKVKMSLPYFCVEEATTSATSIKRELDDDDIDEMDNNVKEKRTKPE is encoded by the exons atgaAACGTTGCTGCGCGTACGGCTGCAAAGCAAAAGGCGGTCCCGGAACCAAATTCTTCAATTTCCCGGCGTGCAAGCAACG AGCGAGAGATTGGTTACGAGCTCTAAATCGGCCAGACATCCTCGCCGACCTCAATGAAGACAGACGCAACCTGCTAGACTTCTACTACGTCTGCGAAGCACACATCAACAGGCGCAACAAGGACACAGGTATCCCGGTCCTTCACGTTGTAAACAAAGGGACATGTACGGACCAAAACACTAACACTGAAGAGAAAAGCACTTCAACGGACGATCTGGTTGAGATTAAACCTAGCAAAGGGACATCGACAACCGATCTGATGATGCGGAATCTAAGCAGAACATCTATAGACATCATTGACATACAGCCTACAGCTTACTACGTCCCTACACAACATAATGTTGCTTCTAAACCCTTAAAAAAACCTGCACCGATTGTTTCAACGAATACGCCTAGAACTGGATACATAGCTAAAGCAGGCGACATTTTCAAAACGGCAAAGCCCGTTGAAAGTGCTGAAACCCCTCAAGCTCCTACACTAAGGAGTTTTAGAAAGAATATATCCACATTACCTACGATAGCTGTTCAAAAACTGCAAACGGATAAACCTGTAGCAACAGATCAACTTCCAAATATACAATCATGTGAAAGAGTCATTGAAATTAACAAGACAGAAATAAAAACTGAAGAGAATGCATTAGTACTAGACGATATTGTGACGGCTTTATCAGAACGTCAAAGAAATGGGGAgcattcagattcagattcacTTATGGATGGACGTAAAATAACGTTTAAAGTTAAAATGAGTTTGCCATATTTCTGTGTGGAAGAAGCAACAACATCAGCTACCAGCATTAAACGTGAacttgatgatgatgacatagATGAAATGGACAATAACGTAAAAGAAAAGAGAACTAAACCAGAATAG
- the LOC134657202 gene encoding uncharacterized protein LOC134657202, producing the protein MSYCLDVESFINEVKKYPEIWDLTHEDNRHKSRKNRAWSEVARLFIEEFDEMPEIDKNDVYRKLHGKWRNIRDSFVRDMKKPDGKKPYMYAKHLSFLNAVYKGSGSEAEENDSNSNQLWESEADDDRKTKNKRRRFQVLNDCNWSDAEDEPPSTIDNLKRKRVVNVKSEPTLEFVDTPPSMTPFAETSFSVPVEDEDRSFFESLIPAVRGFDLDQKLEFRGQVITLIKNIRTTAQTKQSSS; encoded by the exons ATGTCGTACTGCCTCGACGTCGAGTCGTTCATAAACGAAGTGAAGAAATACCCAGAGATATGGGACTTGACGCACGAAGACAACCGCCATAAGTCCCGTAAGAATCGAGCGTGGAGCGAAGTCGCTCGATTGTTTATTGAAGAGTTCGATGAGATGCCGGAGATAGACAAAAATGATGTTT ACAGAAAACTACACGGCAAATGGCGCAACATACGAGACTCCTTCGTAAGGGACATGAAAAAACCCGACGGGAAGAAACCCTACATGTACGCTAAACATCTATCGTTTCTGAACGCAGTTTACAAAGGTTCGGGGAGTGAAGCGGAGGAGAACGACTCGAATTCAAATCAGTTGTGGGAAAGCGAAGCTGACGATGACCGCAAAACGAAAAACAAAAGACGACGCTTCCAAGTTTTGAACGATTGCAACTGGAGCGACGCAGAAGACGAACCACCTTCAACCATAGACAATTTAAAAAGGAAACGGGTCGTAAACGTCAAAAGTGAGCCTACTTTAGAATTCGTGGATACGCCGCCTTCGATGACGCCGTTCGCAGAGACCTCGTTTTCTGTGCCTGTGGAGGACGAGGATAGATCGTTTTTCGAGTCGCTAATACCAGCAGTTAGGGGATTCGATCTGGATCAAAAATTAGAGTTCCGAGGTCAAgttattactttaattaaaaacataagAACAACTGCACAAACTAAGCAGTCGAGTAGCTAG
- the LOC134657099 gene encoding uncharacterized protein LOC134657099 has protein sequence MYEFEHLNPTRLIEEVKARPALYKSDQPADREEKLALWKQVGAALFQDWETYSKAMAYDRVLQLQKKWRSLRDAYNRELRARKTGVRINARVYMHFKRMSFLGGFEGELSDEDEIEEDEPVPVKVKKPRAKKRKVKESSSDEGPAEEFEMSLPVFSPLETGEDSDKLFLLSFLPEMRQLPPKIKMWARARIARIMQEAVSSQYSGPGVSTETESYIKLIRSESDE, from the exons ATGTATGAGTTCGAACATTTGAATCCGACTCGACTGATTGAAGAGGTGAAGGCTAGGCCGGCTTTGTACAAGTCGGATCAACCGGCAGACAGGGAAGAGAAGTTAGCGCTGTGGAAGCAAGTGGGGGCTGCCCTGTTTCAAGATTGGGAAACTTACAGCAAAGCGATGGCTTATGATAGAG tgTTGCAGCTTCAGAAGAAATGGCGGTCGCTGCGCGACGCGTACAACCGCGAGCTGCGGGCTCGGAAGACAGGTGTGCGGATTAACGCGAGAGTGTACATGCACTTCAAACGAATGAGCTTTCTCGGGGGATTCGAGGGAGAGCTCAGCGACGA AGACGAGATCGAAGAAGACGAGCCAGTACCAGTCAAAGTCAAGAAGCCCCGCGCCAAGAAACGTAAAGTCAAAGAATCCTCGTCAGACGAAGGGCCCGCTGAAGAGTTTGAGATGTCGCTACCCGTCTTCTCTCCGTTGGAGACAGGGGAGGACAGCGATAAACTGTTCCTGCTATCGTTCTTGCCGGAGATGCGGCAGTTGCCACCGAAGATTAAGATGTGGGCTAGAGCGCGGATCGCGAGGATTATGCAG GAAGCCGTTTCAAGCCAGTACAGCGGGCCAGGTGTCAGCACAGAAACAGAATCATATATAAAGTTGATTCGAAGCGAGAGCGACGAGTAG